In Sulfurihydrogenibium subterraneum DSM 15120, a single window of DNA contains:
- the hemE gene encoding uroporphyrinogen decarboxylase, whose amino-acid sequence MNLKNDLFLRACKNKKIERTPIWLMRQAGRYMKEYRELREKAGSFKNFYKSVDLAVEASILPKKLLDVDAIIIFSDILTPLESIGMRFDFKEGEGPVFENPIKSLQDIENLKPFNTEDVKYVGEIIKGVNQILNRELPVIGFAGAPFTLAAYMIEGRGSRDFKKAKKFMYDNPEGFKKLLDIIANVIIDYLNFQIESGADAVQIFDSWAGHLSPKDYKEFALLPVKKIIKNLKRDYQPVIHFSKGVAGVIDFITESGADVYSMDWMIDIKDVKKKIYPKASVQGNLDPTVLYAEKNAIKKEAEYVLESWGKDSGHIFNLGHGLNPDMSVENVKYLVDTVKELSFKIRNT is encoded by the coding sequence ATGAACTTAAAAAATGACTTATTTTTAAGAGCTTGTAAAAACAAAAAGATAGAAAGAACGCCTATCTGGCTTATGAGACAGGCAGGTAGGTATATGAAAGAGTACAGAGAGTTAAGAGAAAAAGCTGGAAGCTTTAAAAACTTTTATAAAAGCGTAGACCTTGCAGTAGAAGCTTCAATCCTACCTAAAAAATTACTTGACGTTGACGCAATAATAATTTTTTCAGACATACTTACGCCTTTAGAATCAATAGGTATGAGGTTTGACTTTAAAGAAGGAGAAGGACCTGTATTTGAAAATCCTATTAAATCCTTGCAAGATATAGAAAATCTAAAACCTTTTAACACAGAAGATGTAAAGTACGTAGGAGAGATCATAAAGGGAGTAAATCAAATCTTAAACAGAGAACTACCCGTTATAGGCTTTGCAGGAGCTCCTTTTACTTTAGCCGCATATATGATAGAAGGAAGAGGTAGCAGAGATTTTAAAAAGGCAAAAAAGTTTATGTACGACAATCCAGAAGGTTTTAAAAAACTTTTAGACATAATAGCTAACGTTATTATTGATTACTTAAACTTCCAAATAGAGTCTGGAGCTGATGCTGTTCAGATATTTGACAGCTGGGCAGGACATCTCTCACCGAAAGATTACAAAGAGTTTGCCTTACTACCAGTAAAGAAAATAATCAAGAATCTTAAAAGAGACTATCAACCTGTTATTCACTTTTCAAAAGGAGTGGCAGGAGTTATAGACTTTATAACTGAGTCTGGAGCTGACGTTTACAGTATGGACTGGATGATAGACATAAAAGATGTAAAGAAAAAAATCTATCCAAAAGCATCTGTCCAAGGAAATTTAGACCCTACAGTTTTATACGCAGAAAAAAATGCTATTAAAAAAGAGGCTGAGTACGTATTAGAAAGCTGGGGAAAAGATTCAGGACATATATTTAACCTTGGACACGGACTCAATCCTGATATGAGTGTTGAAAATGTAAAGTACTTGGTTGATACAGTAAAAGAGTTATCTTTTAAGATAAGGAATACTTAA
- a CDS encoding HU family DNA-binding protein, whose protein sequence is MKKSDIVKILKEKYNHIDGKDIKKVVDAIFDKMIEGLASGEKIEIRKLGTFKVLKRKKPLKGKKRVSYSKTVHFKPGKILKRAYKNTELK, encoded by the coding sequence ATGAAAAAGTCTGACATTGTAAAGATATTAAAAGAAAAGTACAACCATATAGATGGTAAAGATATAAAAAAAGTAGTTGACGCTATATTTGATAAGATGATAGAAGGACTTGCATCAGGAGAAAAGATAGAGATAAGAAAACTTGGAACATTTAAAGTGCTAAAAAGGAAAAAACCTTTAAAAGGCAAAAAAAGAGTAAGCTACTCTAAAACAGTCCACTTTAAACCGGGAAAAATACTTAAAAGAGCTTACAAAAATACGGAGCTTAAATAA